One Brassica napus cultivar Da-Ae chromosome C4, Da-Ae, whole genome shotgun sequence genomic region harbors:
- the LOC111205183 gene encoding AP-2 complex subunit sigma isoform X3: MFLLRSLRNTKSNTRFRLVVNRDSKFTNFVEFRTHKVIYRRYAGLFFSLCVDITDNELAYLECIYLFVEILDNFFSNVCELNLVFNFHKAIIERMSELEKLE, translated from the exons ATGTTCCTCTTGAGGAGTCTGAGAAACACAAAGTCGAATACGAG GTTCAGATTGGTGGTAAATCGCGACTCGAAGTTCACCAATTTCGTTGAG ttTAGAACGCATAAGGTTATATACAGGCGCTATGCAGGCCTGTTTTTCTCCTTGTGCGTTGACATAACAGACAATGAGTTGGCTTACCTTGAATGTATCTACTTGTTCGTCGAGATTTTGGACAATTTCTTCAGCAATGTCTGTGAGCTTAATTTGGTTTTCAACTTCCACAAG GCGATCATTGAGAGGATGTCAGAACTGGAGAAGCTAGAGTGA
- the LOC111205183 gene encoding AP-2 complex subunit sigma isoform X1, translated as MFLLRSLRNTKSNTRFRLVVNRDSKFTNFVEFRTHKVIYRRYAGLFFSLCVDITDNELAYLECIYLFVEILDNFFSNVCELNLVFNFHKVYLILDEFILAGELQETSKRRSLRGCQNWRS; from the exons ATGTTCCTCTTGAGGAGTCTGAGAAACACAAAGTCGAATACGAG GTTCAGATTGGTGGTAAATCGCGACTCGAAGTTCACCAATTTCGTTGAG ttTAGAACGCATAAGGTTATATACAGGCGCTATGCAGGCCTGTTTTTCTCCTTGTGCGTTGACATAACAGACAATGAGTTGGCTTACCTTGAATGTATCTACTTGTTCGTCGAGATTTTGGACAATTTCTTCAGCAATGTCTGTGAGCTTAATTTGGTTTTCAACTTCCACAAG GTGTACTTAATACTCGATGAATTCATTCTCGCTGGAGAGCTTCAAGAAACAAGCAAGCG GCGATCATTGAGAGGATGTCAGAACTGGAGAAGCTAG
- the LOC111205183 gene encoding AP-2 complex subunit sigma isoform X2, whose protein sequence is MFLLRSLRNTKSNTRFRLVVNRDSKFTNFVEFRTHKVIYRRYAGLFFSLCVDITDNELAYLECIYLFVEILDNFFSNVCELNLVFNFHKQILQLRASWMILVWP, encoded by the exons ATGTTCCTCTTGAGGAGTCTGAGAAACACAAAGTCGAATACGAG GTTCAGATTGGTGGTAAATCGCGACTCGAAGTTCACCAATTTCGTTGAG ttTAGAACGCATAAGGTTATATACAGGCGCTATGCAGGCCTGTTTTTCTCCTTGTGCGTTGACATAACAGACAATGAGTTGGCTTACCTTGAATGTATCTACTTGTTCGTCGAGATTTTGGACAATTTCTTCAGCAATGTCTGTGAGCTTAATTTGGTTTTCAACTTCCACAAG CAAATTCTTCAACTAAGGGCTTCCTGGATGATTCTTGTTTGGCCTTAG